One segment of Palaemon carinicauda isolate YSFRI2023 chromosome 35, ASM3689809v2, whole genome shotgun sequence DNA contains the following:
- the LOC137627414 gene encoding uncharacterized protein has translation MCTNITDTCGNEKSTLKTFSIPPGAKRHEFLLRSNEKQTVPIYLYDGDEPTDQFSLTLSSGQSRHTATVTQDCCFSITILQPMDNRPNAQVSFSDSRTNEILRGNDITYLGFQTSKPLLVCSRGSAKECNWFTQHERTDKDITHLPTESSIPDESRKDKERTNPVLGTADTTKDGSNDSVTDGCNKTVTTALGILLAISLMINKILLIRIGLRYLCSNRSDKESKVQPSTNGSRLCLEPRKSAHISENSLYGAVIDRR, from the exons ATGTGCACCAACATAACAGATACATGTGGGAATGAAAAGAGTACACTTAAAACTTTTAGCATTCCTCCCGGTGCCAAACGTCATGAATTCTTATTAAGATCAAATGAAAAACAGACTGTTCCGATATATCTTTATGATGGAGATGAACCAACTGATCAATTTTCTTTGACATTAAGCAGTGGTCAAAGTCGTCACACAGCTACTGTAACCCAGGACTGCTGCTTTAGTATTACAATCCTTCAACCTATG GATAATAGACCAAATGCCCAAGTCTCTTTCAGTGACAGCAGAACAAATGAAATCCTCAGGGGCAATGATATCACCTACCTTGGCTTTCAGACATCAAAGCCTCTTTTGGTCTGTTCACGTGGCTCCGCAAAAGAATGTAATT GGTTTACTCAACACGAAAGAACTGATAAGGATATAACTCATCTCCCAACTGAATCTAGTATACCGGATGAATCTCGTAAAG ATAAAGAACGGACGAATCCAGTCCTTGGCACAGCTGATACAACCAAAGATGGCTCAAACGATTCTGTGACTGATGGCTGCAACAAAACTGTGACAACAGCGCTAGGAATTCTACTAGCAATATCCCTCATGATCAACAAGATTCTTCTTATAAGAATTGGCCTCCGCTATCTCTGTTCTAATCGCAGTGATAAAG AGTCTAAAGTTCAACCCAGCACGAATGGTAGTCGCCTGTGTTTGGAACCCAGGAAGTCCGCTCATATCAGTGAAAACAGCTTGTATGGTGCTGTCATCGATAGGAGatag